One Pseudodesulfovibrio cashew DNA window includes the following coding sequences:
- a CDS encoding dipeptidase: MRQLSTLLAALILGAFFLVSAALACTTMIVTPGASKDGSMMVAHSDDDELGDQRLVFVPAKKQEGMRNIYSDAMAYPRIVTDDRGPAYNTPGEPTKPLAQLSYEAIWKLLGRRQETSFAYFDGNYGIMNEKNLMMGECTNGANYEPDPNPKAGRGIPQRIFYSSGLSRIALENCATAREAVKLMGALIDEYGYFSTGETLLVGDENEAWVFEMCALPDTRHHSAWVAKRVPDGDYFVAANTFRIRDVIKDDPDHFLYSRHLVPGLKKVGWWDEAKQGTIDWLRAVSPGEYNHPYYSLRRVWRCLDRVNPDLGLSPWVKDTYTRDYPFSIAPRGNLSPLDVFALYRDHYEGTEFDLTKGTAAGPYGDPHRFVGPYDGNQNNVDKEKKFYGAWERAISVFYQGYTFVCQTRPKAPEATKGLLWFGPDVSYTTVFTPFFSKMLQLPKPYQTGSPQHFSFKSAWWHFDLLGNWARLNFKRMTEVDIKPAQRELERKGLAGVLAMDRAVAGLSEAEARQRITEFSFNQAGDVLNTWRDLTFDLLAKYSDGYINLPGTEARAVGYPAQWLNRTGYGNGPTTYDMK, translated from the coding sequence ATGAGACAACTCTCCACACTGCTTGCCGCCCTCATCCTGGGCGCGTTTTTCCTCGTTTCCGCCGCCCTCGCCTGCACGACGATGATCGTCACGCCCGGTGCCAGCAAGGACGGCTCCATGATGGTCGCCCACTCGGACGACGACGAATTGGGAGACCAGCGCCTGGTCTTTGTCCCTGCAAAAAAGCAGGAGGGCATGCGAAATATCTATTCGGACGCCATGGCCTACCCCCGCATCGTCACCGACGACCGGGGCCCGGCCTACAACACGCCCGGCGAGCCGACAAAGCCTCTGGCGCAACTCTCCTATGAAGCCATCTGGAAGCTGTTGGGCCGCAGGCAGGAGACCTCCTTCGCCTATTTCGACGGCAACTACGGAATCATGAATGAGAAGAACCTGATGATGGGCGAGTGCACCAACGGAGCGAACTACGAACCCGATCCCAACCCCAAGGCTGGCCGTGGCATACCGCAACGGATCTTCTACAGCTCGGGACTCTCCCGCATCGCCCTTGAAAACTGCGCCACCGCCCGCGAGGCGGTCAAACTCATGGGTGCGCTCATCGACGAATACGGCTACTTCTCCACCGGCGAGACCCTGCTGGTGGGCGATGAGAATGAAGCGTGGGTCTTCGAGATGTGCGCCCTGCCCGACACCCGGCACCACTCGGCCTGGGTGGCCAAGCGCGTACCCGACGGCGATTATTTCGTGGCAGCCAACACCTTCCGCATCCGTGACGTCATCAAGGACGACCCGGACCATTTCCTTTACTCCAGGCACCTGGTGCCCGGCCTGAAGAAGGTCGGCTGGTGGGATGAGGCCAAGCAGGGAACCATCGACTGGCTGCGCGCGGTCAGTCCCGGCGAATACAACCATCCCTATTATTCGCTCCGGCGCGTCTGGCGCTGTCTGGACCGGGTCAACCCTGATCTGGGCCTCTCCCCCTGGGTCAAGGACACCTATACCCGCGACTACCCCTTCTCCATTGCACCTCGGGGCAATCTCTCCCCCCTGGACGTCTTTGCCCTCTACCGCGACCACTACGAAGGGACCGAGTTCGACCTGACCAAGGGCACGGCGGCCGGTCCTTACGGCGATCCGCACCGTTTTGTCGGCCCCTATGACGGCAACCAGAACAACGTGGATAAGGAAAAAAAATTCTACGGCGCATGGGAACGGGCCATCTCGGTCTTCTACCAGGGCTATACCTTCGTCTGCCAGACCCGGCCAAAGGCCCCGGAGGCCACCAAGGGACTCCTCTGGTTCGGCCCGGACGTCTCCTACACCACGGTGTTCACGCCCTTCTTCTCAAAGATGCTCCAGTTGCCCAAGCCCTATCAGACCGGCAGCCCGCAGCACTTCAGCTTCAAGTCCGCCTGGTGGCACTTCGACCTGCTCGGCAACTGGGCGCGGCTCAACTTCAAGCGGATGACCGAAGTGGACATCAAGCCCGCCCAGCGCGAACTGGAACGCAAGGGCTTGGCAGGAGTGCTGGCCATGGACCGCGCGGTGGCCGGACTGTCCGAAGCCGAAGCCAGGCAGCGCATCACCGAGTTCAGCTTCAACCAGGCCGGTGATGTCCTCAACACCTGGCGGGATCTCACCTTCGATCTGCTCGCCAAATACTCCGACGGCTACATCAACCTGCCCGGGACCGAAGCCAGGGCCGTGGGCTATCCTGCGCAATGGCTGAACCGGACAGGATATGGCAATGGCCCTACAACGTACGACATGAAGTAA
- the thiE gene encoding thiamine phosphate synthase, which produces MRTRAITRQTILDTDLYCLTAEKFSLGRSNLEVVQAMLDAGVKLVQYREKEKKTGVMYEECMAIRRMTREAGAAFIINDYIDLALMVGADGVHIGQEDFPVSAVRRIVGEDMAIGLSTHAPEEARAAVEQGTDYIGVGPIYRTFTKDDVVDPVGLEYLEYVVANLDIPFVAIGGIKEHNVADVVKRGARCVSLVTEIVGAEDIGGTINALRKEMQAAKEK; this is translated from the coding sequence ATGCGCACCCGCGCCATTACCCGGCAGACCATACTGGACACGGACCTGTATTGTCTGACCGCCGAAAAATTCTCCCTGGGTCGCTCCAATCTGGAGGTGGTTCAGGCCATGCTGGACGCGGGCGTCAAGCTGGTCCAGTACAGGGAAAAGGAAAAGAAGACCGGCGTCATGTACGAGGAGTGCATGGCCATCCGCCGGATGACTCGCGAGGCGGGAGCCGCGTTCATCATCAATGACTACATCGACCTGGCCCTCATGGTCGGGGCGGACGGCGTACACATCGGCCAGGAGGATTTCCCTGTCTCGGCAGTGCGCCGGATCGTGGGCGAGGACATGGCCATCGGGCTGTCCACCCATGCCCCCGAGGAGGCGCGAGCCGCAGTGGAGCAGGGGACGGACTATATTGGCGTGGGGCCGATCTACCGCACCTTTACCAAGGACGACGTGGTCGATCCCGTGGGACTGGAATATCTGGAATACGTCGTGGCCAACCTGGACATCCCGTTCGTGGCTATCGGCGGCATCAAGGAACACAATGTGGCCGATGTGGTCAAACGCGGCGCGCGCTGCGTTTCCCTGGTCACGGAGATAGTCGGTGCCGAGGATATCGGCGGGACAATCAACGCCCTGCGCAAGGAAATGCAGGCCGCGAAGGAGAAATAA
- the thiC gene encoding phosphomethylpyrimidine synthase ThiC: protein MDYTTQMDAARKGIVTPQIEAVARKENIRIEDLMARMAKGTVIIPANKNHKNLDAEAVGEGMRTKLNVNLGISKDCCAIEPELEKVRGAIELGAEAIMDLSCYGKTQEFRRRLVEMSPAMIGTVPIYDAVGFYDKNLQDITVDEFFDVVKKHVEDGVDFLTIHAGLNKHTAEKVKSAKRLTNIVSRGGSLLFTWMEINNAENPFYEHFDRLLDICEEYDVTLSLGDGCRPGCLNDATDACQVEELITLGELTKRAWERNVQVMIEGPGHMAMNEIAGNMMMEKRLCHGAPFYVLGPIVTDVAPGYDHITSAIGGAIAAMSGADFLCYVTPAEHLRLPTLEDMKDGIIATRIAAHAADIAKGYPGAADWDNEMSKARAALDWEAMFKLAMDPVKPREYRESSKPEHEDSCSMCGKMCAVRNMNRVLEGKDIQLDD from the coding sequence ATGGATTATACGACACAGATGGACGCCGCCCGCAAGGGTATCGTCACCCCCCAGATTGAGGCCGTGGCCCGCAAGGAAAATATCCGTATCGAAGACCTCATGGCCCGCATGGCCAAGGGGACGGTCATCATTCCCGCCAACAAGAACCACAAGAATCTCGACGCCGAGGCAGTGGGCGAGGGCATGCGCACCAAGCTCAACGTCAACCTCGGCATCTCCAAGGATTGCTGCGCCATCGAGCCGGAGCTCGAAAAGGTGCGCGGCGCCATTGAACTGGGTGCCGAAGCGATCATGGACCTCTCCTGCTACGGCAAGACCCAGGAGTTCCGCCGCCGCCTGGTGGAGATGTCTCCGGCAATGATCGGCACTGTGCCCATCTACGACGCCGTGGGGTTCTACGACAAGAACCTTCAGGATATCACCGTGGATGAGTTCTTCGACGTGGTGAAGAAGCACGTGGAGGACGGCGTGGACTTCCTGACCATCCACGCGGGGCTGAACAAGCACACCGCCGAGAAGGTCAAGTCCGCCAAGCGGCTGACCAACATCGTCTCCCGCGGCGGCTCCCTGCTCTTCACCTGGATGGAGATCAACAACGCCGAGAATCCGTTCTACGAGCACTTCGATCGCCTGCTGGACATTTGCGAGGAATACGACGTGACCCTGAGCCTGGGCGACGGTTGCAGGCCTGGCTGCCTGAACGACGCCACCGACGCCTGCCAGGTGGAGGAGCTCATTACCCTGGGCGAGCTGACCAAGCGTGCCTGGGAACGCAATGTCCAGGTCATGATCGAAGGCCCCGGCCACATGGCCATGAACGAGATCGCGGGCAACATGATGATGGAGAAACGGCTCTGCCACGGCGCGCCGTTCTACGTCCTCGGCCCCATCGTCACGGACGTGGCTCCCGGATACGACCACATCACCTCCGCCATCGGCGGAGCCATCGCGGCCATGTCCGGTGCGGATTTTCTCTGCTACGTCACCCCGGCCGAGCACCTTCGTCTGCCCACCCTTGAGGACATGAAGGACGGTATCATCGCCACCCGCATCGCGGCCCACGCCGCCGATATCGCCAAGGGATACCCCGGCGCTGCCGACTGGGACAACGAGATGTCCAAGGCCCGTGCCGCCCTGGATTGGGAGGCCATGTTCAAGCTGGCCATGGACCCGGTCAAGCCCCGCGAGTACCGCGAGTCCTCCAAGCCCGAGCACGAGGATTCCTGCTCCATGTGCGGCAAGATGTGCGCCGTGCGCAACATGAACCGCGTGCTCGAAGGCAAGGACATCCAACTGGACGACTAG
- a CDS encoding methyltransferase has protein sequence MNRTLFNDNVTGALEFTVSWEMDGIRHEEWFLGRKVNPVNDIFPRGMREALEGKGEGESVAFTYEPRMCIPRFKESLVRILPLDRLRKKTRFGQPILPRLGRFYPQGHIDGLLDVYPDTLTPFRLTGLTDKSFTADCNHPLATIPVTIEAAIQYLQPRDAGTYGSLTHWREATCDWGPGMQTRHNGEPTDFFHDAFFQIRNENIAPNAPCMDNAAERNLQALQDRVLTPDMRVLAMDAATSPHMAGRYDAVIFTQVFEYLADPVGVLRSIAAHLAPGGMVLAGFGNAYDKDRVIQGWTELHEFERMGLILEYLRRAGLDGDARTFSRRNDWRDQDDPRFLETKGVSDSIYMVCGRKR, from the coding sequence ATGAACAGAACGCTTTTCAACGACAACGTCACGGGAGCACTGGAATTCACCGTATCCTGGGAGATGGATGGCATCCGCCACGAGGAGTGGTTCCTGGGCCGGAAGGTGAACCCGGTCAACGACATCTTTCCACGCGGCATGCGCGAGGCGCTGGAGGGCAAGGGCGAGGGCGAGTCCGTAGCCTTCACCTACGAACCGAGGATGTGCATCCCCCGTTTCAAGGAATCCCTGGTGCGTATCCTGCCCCTGGACCGGCTGCGCAAGAAAACCCGTTTTGGCCAACCGATCCTGCCGAGGCTGGGCCGCTTCTACCCGCAGGGACACATAGACGGACTGCTGGACGTCTATCCGGACACGTTGACACCCTTCCGCCTGACAGGGCTCACGGACAAGAGCTTCACCGCCGACTGCAACCACCCGTTGGCCACTATCCCGGTGACCATCGAAGCCGCAATCCAATATCTTCAGCCGCGCGACGCCGGCACGTACGGCTCACTGACCCACTGGCGCGAAGCCACCTGCGACTGGGGGCCGGGCATGCAGACCCGCCACAATGGCGAACCCACCGACTTCTTTCACGATGCGTTCTTCCAAATTCGGAACGAGAATATTGCCCCGAATGCGCCCTGCATGGACAACGCCGCTGAACGCAACCTCCAGGCCCTCCAGGATCGCGTCCTCACCCCTGACATGCGCGTGCTCGCCATGGACGCAGCCACGTCTCCGCACATGGCCGGACGCTACGACGCAGTCATCTTTACCCAGGTTTTCGAATACCTCGCCGATCCGGTGGGGGTACTGCGCAGCATAGCCGCACACCTGGCACCGGGCGGAATGGTGCTTGCCGGATTCGGCAACGCCTACGACAAGGACCGCGTCATCCAGGGCTGGACGGAACTGCACGAGTTCGAACGCATGGGCCTGATCCTAGAATACCTGCGCCGAGCCGGGCTGGACGGAGACGCCCGAACCTTTTCCCGCCGCAACGACTGGCGCGATCAGGACGATCCTCGCTTCCTGGAAACCAAGGGCGTCAGCGATTCCATCTACATGGTCTGCGGACGCAAGCGATAG
- the thiH gene encoding 2-iminoacetate synthase ThiH, with product MSFYPICEELSRAPLDERFDAVTGEDVRRALGKSSCSPEDFLTLMSPAAKPFLEEMARQASEITLRQFGRTIQMFTPLYLSNYCTNHCVYCGFNCKNQINRSQLSLEQVEVEGKAIAATGMKQLLILTGDARAKASPEYLEDCVKVLRRHFPSVSIEIYAMDQDEYDRLVKVGVDGMTMFQETYDEELYATLHPRGPKRDFRNRLDAPERGCRAGMRVVNIGALLGLGDWRRDAFITAMHASYLMRKYPETDIAVSLPRMRPHVGEYQPATIVSDSDMVQFLMALRIFMPRLGVTISTREAPEFRENIMPLGVTRMSAGVSTAVGGYSDEAETSGQFDIADERSVDEVCSMIKAHGFQPVFKDWEPIIPVEGAA from the coding sequence ATGAGCTTCTATCCCATTTGTGAGGAGTTGAGCCGGGCTCCGCTGGATGAACGGTTCGACGCCGTCACCGGCGAGGACGTGCGCCGCGCTCTGGGCAAGTCCTCCTGTTCGCCCGAGGATTTCCTGACGCTCATGAGCCCGGCGGCCAAGCCTTTTCTGGAGGAGATGGCACGCCAGGCGAGCGAGATCACGCTCCGTCAGTTCGGCCGGACCATCCAGATGTTCACGCCCCTCTATCTCTCCAACTACTGCACCAATCACTGTGTTTATTGCGGTTTCAACTGCAAGAACCAGATCAATCGCAGCCAGCTCTCCCTGGAGCAGGTGGAAGTGGAGGGCAAGGCCATTGCGGCTACCGGTATGAAGCAGTTGCTGATTCTCACCGGTGACGCCCGCGCCAAGGCATCCCCGGAGTACCTGGAGGACTGCGTCAAGGTGCTGCGCCGCCACTTCCCGTCCGTTTCCATCGAGATCTACGCCATGGATCAGGATGAGTACGACAGGCTGGTGAAGGTCGGCGTGGACGGCATGACCATGTTCCAGGAGACCTACGACGAGGAACTTTACGCCACCCTGCATCCGCGCGGCCCCAAGAGGGATTTCCGCAACCGGCTGGACGCGCCCGAGCGCGGCTGTCGGGCGGGCATGCGCGTGGTCAACATCGGCGCGCTGCTCGGGCTGGGGGACTGGCGCAGGGACGCGTTCATCACCGCCATGCACGCCTCCTACCTGATGCGCAAGTACCCGGAGACGGACATCGCGGTTTCCCTGCCGCGCATGCGTCCGCACGTGGGCGAGTACCAGCCCGCCACCATCGTGTCGGACAGCGACATGGTCCAGTTTCTCATGGCCCTGCGCATTTTCATGCCCCGGCTGGGCGTGACCATCTCAACCCGCGAGGCCCCGGAATTCCGCGAGAACATCATGCCCCTGGGCGTGACCCGGATGTCTGCGGGCGTGTCCACTGCCGTTGGCGGCTACTCGGACGAGGCCGAGACCTCCGGTCAGTTCGACATCGCGGACGAGCGCTCCGTGGACGAAGTCTGCTCCATGATCAAGGCTCACGGGTTCCAGCCCGTGTTCAAGGACTGGGAGCCGATCATCCCGGTGGAGGGCGCGGCATGA
- the thiF gene encoding sulfur carrier protein ThiS adenylyltransferase ThiF, with product MNAAERGMATYLGEDRLRFLQQVVVGIAGAGGLGSNCAMHLVRSGFKRFLLVDFDEVDASNLNRQCFCLDQVGQPKVEALARNMRAVNPDLELELRNERLAEDTMLATFARCDVVVEAMDAPRFKKALVEAFLPTSRLVVTASGIGGAGDADAIVTRRVRDNLYMVGDMETECSDATPPFAPKVTVAAAKQADVVLGHFLRVFEQEGGR from the coding sequence ATGAACGCGGCCGAACGCGGCATGGCGACCTACCTGGGCGAGGACCGGCTCCGGTTCCTCCAACAGGTGGTCGTGGGCATAGCTGGCGCGGGCGGCCTCGGGTCCAACTGCGCCATGCATCTGGTGCGCAGCGGCTTCAAGCGGTTCCTGTTGGTGGATTTCGACGAGGTGGACGCGTCCAACCTCAACCGGCAGTGCTTTTGCCTGGATCAGGTGGGGCAGCCCAAGGTCGAGGCCCTGGCCAGGAACATGCGCGCCGTGAATCCGGATCTGGAACTGGAGTTGCGCAACGAGCGCCTGGCCGAGGATACCATGCTCGCAACCTTTGCCCGCTGCGACGTCGTGGTGGAGGCCATGGACGCGCCGCGTTTCAAGAAGGCGCTGGTGGAGGCGTTCCTGCCCACGTCCCGGCTGGTGGTCACCGCCTCGGGTATCGGTGGGGCAGGGGACGCCGACGCCATCGTCACCCGGCGGGTGAGGGATAATCTGTACATGGTCGGTGACATGGAGACCGAATGTTCCGATGCAACCCCGCCCTTTGCCCCCAAGGTCACCGTGGCCGCCGCCAAGCAGGCGGACGTGGTGCTCGGCCATTTCCTGCGTGTGTTTGAACAAGAAGGAGGCAGATAG
- the thiS gene encoding sulfur carrier protein ThiS, which produces MQIVLNGSETELADGITVLGLLESRDISAEAVVVELNREIVPADAFGETTLNDGDHLEVLRFVGGG; this is translated from the coding sequence ATGCAAATCGTACTCAATGGCAGCGAGACCGAGTTGGCGGACGGCATCACCGTCCTCGGCCTGCTCGAATCAAGAGATATTTCGGCGGAAGCCGTGGTGGTGGAACTGAACCGGGAAATCGTTCCGGCCGACGCGTTTGGCGAAACCACTCTCAATGACGGCGACCATCTGGAAGTGCTCCGTTTTGTCGGCGGCGGATAA
- a CDS encoding OmpH family outer membrane protein has translation MKLLKIYVALLALILACPVWASAKDSKVGYVNPQRIVSESRIGLIAQEDLARLGKEKDRRVRESLREVETLKQKLEKSTLSVTEQQSVEQALRLAARRYEDLVQASNQDIQNEERRLIQFVMRRADSILRRIARDQGFTMILTDPAIIGYVDASMDITDQVISQLNSML, from the coding sequence ATGAAATTATTGAAGATATATGTTGCTCTGCTCGCCTTGATATTGGCCTGTCCCGTATGGGCGTCGGCCAAGGATTCCAAGGTCGGCTATGTCAATCCGCAGCGGATAGTCAGCGAATCCCGCATCGGGCTCATCGCCCAGGAGGATCTGGCGCGACTGGGCAAGGAAAAGGACCGGCGGGTGCGCGAATCCCTGCGCGAGGTGGAGACTCTCAAGCAGAAGCTGGAAAAGAGTACCCTCTCGGTGACGGAGCAACAGAGTGTGGAGCAGGCCCTGCGATTGGCCGCTCGCCGTTACGAGGATTTGGTCCAGGCCAGCAACCAGGACATCCAGAACGAAGAGCGCCGCCTGATCCAGTTCGTCATGCGCAGGGCGGACTCCATTCTCAGGCGAATTGCCAGGGACCAGGGTTTCACCATGATTCTCACCGACCCTGCGATCATCGGGTACGTGGACGCGTCCATGGACATCACCGATCAGGTCATCAGTCAACTCAACTCCATGCTCTAG
- a CDS encoding thiazole synthase encodes MSEDSLEIGGLKLASRLFTGTGKYADDAVIPAVCEASGSEVITVALRRVDLESTTGNVMDCIPKHMRLLPNTSGARNADEAVRIARLAKAMGCGDWIKIEVISDNRYLLPDGYETAKATEILAKEGFTVLPYVNADLYIARSLVDAGAAAVMPLGAPIGTNRGLKTKEMVRILIEEIDLPIVVDAGIGRPSEACEAMEMGADAVLVNTAIATASDPVMMARAFGRAVKAGREAYLSGPGARRTQASASSPLTGFLAEG; translated from the coding sequence ATGAGTGAAGACAGTTTGGAAATCGGCGGCCTGAAACTGGCCAGCCGTCTGTTTACAGGTACGGGAAAATACGCGGACGACGCGGTCATTCCCGCTGTGTGCGAGGCCTCGGGCTCCGAGGTGATTACCGTGGCCCTGCGGCGTGTGGACCTGGAGTCCACCACCGGCAACGTCATGGATTGCATCCCCAAGCACATGCGGCTGCTGCCCAACACCTCGGGCGCGAGAAACGCCGACGAGGCCGTGCGCATCGCCCGGCTGGCCAAGGCCATGGGCTGCGGCGACTGGATCAAGATCGAGGTCATCTCGGACAACAGGTACCTGCTGCCCGACGGCTACGAGACGGCGAAGGCCACGGAAATCCTGGCAAAGGAGGGCTTCACGGTCCTGCCTTACGTCAACGCCGACCTTTACATTGCCCGTTCCCTGGTGGACGCCGGGGCCGCTGCGGTCATGCCGCTTGGCGCGCCCATCGGCACCAACCGGGGGCTGAAGACCAAGGAGATGGTCCGCATTCTTATCGAGGAAATCGACCTGCCCATCGTCGTGGACGCTGGTATCGGGCGGCCTTCCGAGGCGTGCGAGGCCATGGAGATGGGCGCGGACGCCGTGCTGGTCAATACGGCCATCGCCACGGCCTCCGATCCGGTCATGATGGCGCGGGCCTTCGGGCGTGCGGTCAAGGCCGGACGCGAAGCCTATCTGTCCGGTCCCGGAGCGAGAAGGACGCAGGCATCCGCCTCCTCTCCCCTGACCGGATTCCTGGCGGAGGGCTGA
- a CDS encoding SH3 domain-containing protein codes for MQKVLSILFAALVAVLVTAPSALAFGEIRYPDRPLNLRKSRSPRSEWVGALHPGQKVRVAFLRDGWVAVFEPDETRATEAAAVGFSNIKYLKKSRTRVEPKPWGETMVTTRKLNVRSQPSTRGRKLMTLDAGVRVVVDFPEDDWFRLFPPDATIRSRMGGYGFSSSKYLEPAPAEPVAAPALKPVAQVEPEPAPEPVSKPVAEPVRPAPAAKADVSKPFSASWGKVLTLKRKVNLMSGRTTSSRLVRVLEPGETVRADFPENGWYAVFQENEPLRRKERALGYALQSLLEGGPDVEEPAPAPTRSTAPSAKPVDPAVDRTPSPDRGQTTLVIDRSKFKQGKRPDPTPNKTAHGYQYRLLEKSETRQYGETWITLKVFLATKKLPGIEGLEDFAATLWREHKRPAKNLAVLIYLPGMDTDDLSYGVIKFDEQKRIESWVRKTTLIGTDFL; via the coding sequence ATGCAAAAAGTACTTTCCATCCTGTTTGCTGCGCTGGTCGCAGTACTCGTTACTGCCCCTTCAGCCCTGGCCTTCGGTGAAATTCGTTATCCCGACCGGCCTCTGAACCTGCGCAAGTCCCGTTCGCCACGGTCGGAGTGGGTCGGTGCGCTTCATCCCGGCCAGAAGGTCCGGGTGGCCTTTCTGCGGGACGGCTGGGTCGCCGTGTTCGAGCCGGACGAAACCCGCGCCACCGAGGCTGCTGCGGTGGGATTCTCCAATATCAAGTACCTCAAGAAGTCGCGGACCCGGGTGGAACCCAAACCCTGGGGTGAGACGATGGTTACTACCCGGAAGCTTAATGTTCGTTCCCAGCCGTCGACCAGGGGGCGTAAGCTCATGACGCTGGACGCGGGCGTGCGGGTGGTCGTGGATTTTCCTGAAGACGATTGGTTCAGGCTTTTTCCGCCCGATGCGACTATTCGTTCCCGCATGGGTGGCTACGGCTTCTCCAGCTCCAAGTATCTGGAACCGGCCCCGGCCGAACCCGTCGCCGCTCCTGCACTCAAACCGGTAGCTCAGGTTGAACCCGAGCCCGCGCCTGAACCTGTATCGAAGCCCGTTGCTGAGCCTGTGCGCCCGGCTCCTGCGGCGAAAGCCGATGTTTCCAAGCCTTTTTCCGCTTCCTGGGGCAAGGTGCTTACCCTCAAGCGGAAGGTCAACCTGATGAGTGGAAGAACCACAAGCTCTCGTCTGGTGCGTGTGCTGGAACCGGGCGAGACAGTTCGCGCGGATTTCCCGGAAAACGGCTGGTACGCGGTGTTTCAGGAAAACGAACCCCTGCGTCGTAAAGAGAGGGCCTTGGGCTACGCCCTGCAAAGCCTGCTGGAGGGTGGCCCTGACGTCGAGGAACCGGCTCCTGCGCCGACGCGGAGTACCGCACCGTCGGCAAAGCCGGTTGACCCGGCCGTAGACCGCACCCCTTCACCCGACAGGGGACAGACCACCCTGGTTATTGACCGGTCCAAGTTCAAGCAGGGCAAGCGCCCGGATCCCACGCCCAACAAGACGGCGCATGGATACCAGTACCGCCTGCTCGAGAAGAGTGAGACCCGCCAGTACGGTGAAACGTGGATAACGCTGAAGGTATTTCTGGCCACCAAGAAGTTGCCGGGTATCGAAGGTCTCGAAGATTTCGCCGCGACCTTGTGGCGAGAACACAAGCGGCCCGCCAAGAACCTGGCGGTGCTCATCTACCTGCCCGGCATGGACACGGATGACCTTTCCTACGGGGTCATCAAGTTCGATGAACAGAAACGGATTGAGTCCTGGGTGCGCAAGACCACCCTGATCGGGACGGATTTCCTGTAA
- a CDS encoding ABC transporter substrate-binding protein — translation MKKIALGIFMVMTLIASPCPASEIDEVISASPSWDSFTNKDGTGLYHEVLRAVFSLYGIPVRHTYSKSNRSEELVLLSLADMMTCDDKATPPLVLARYPMYENDYYVFFKKSRIGPWRGEETLRGMEILSQPTFYSQANFNVPVRIKDVLTGEQALSMIILDRSDFYVDDLNLIRQSMRRNTIPFRRQDFDVQKAGRRAYFPLFNVTERGKHIKRMYEEGIVRLHRQGKLKPIYDKWDFQYPDFDSY, via the coding sequence ATGAAGAAAATCGCTCTCGGCATATTCATGGTGATGACCCTTATCGCATCGCCGTGCCCGGCGTCGGAAATAGACGAAGTCATTTCCGCCAGCCCATCCTGGGACTCCTTTACCAACAAGGACGGCACCGGGTTGTACCATGAAGTACTGCGAGCGGTTTTCAGCCTCTACGGAATCCCCGTCAGGCACACCTATTCCAAATCCAACCGCTCCGAAGAGCTCGTCCTGCTTAGTCTGGCCGACATGATGACCTGCGACGACAAGGCGACTCCGCCCCTGGTCCTGGCCCGGTATCCCATGTATGAAAACGACTACTATGTCTTTTTCAAGAAAAGCCGCATCGGCCCATGGCGCGGCGAGGAGACCTTGCGGGGGATGGAAATCCTGAGCCAGCCGACTTTCTATTCCCAGGCCAACTTCAACGTGCCGGTCAGGATAAAGGACGTGCTCACGGGTGAACAGGCCCTGTCCATGATCATCCTGGACCGTTCCGATTTCTATGTGGACGACCTCAACCTGATTAGGCAGTCCATGCGCAGAAACACCATTCCCTTTCGCAGACAGGACTTTGATGTCCAAAAAGCGGGCAGGCGCGCCTATTTCCCCCTCTTCAACGTTACGGAACGGGGAAAGCACATCAAAAGAATGTATGAGGAAGGAATAGTTCGGTTGCACCGACAAGGAAAGCTCAAACCCATTTACGACAAGTGGGACTTTCAATATCCTGACTTCGACAGCTACTAG